One segment of Mycoplasmopsis glycophila DNA contains the following:
- the scpB gene encoding SMC-Scp complex subunit ScpB, whose amino-acid sequence MKNKILEALLYIQGDDGLTLEQVQEIFALNNLAEAKKVLQDFLKSFNEQERGLKVVSFNEVYKLATRESVKEYIQKLVSVTKKQKLSNAAIEVAGIIAYKQPITRGQIATIRGVASDQVINTLLAKGVIEEVGISPTVGHPVLYGVTNKFYDYFKISTMRDLPSLNDFNYIEGLDNESSNEFDLFSSQREE is encoded by the coding sequence ATGAAGAATAAAATTTTAGAAGCGCTTTTATATATTCAAGGTGATGATGGTTTAACTTTAGAACAAGTTCAAGAAATTTTTGCGCTAAATAATTTAGCTGAAGCTAAAAAAGTTTTACAAGATTTTCTAAAAAGCTTTAATGAGCAAGAACGTGGTCTTAAAGTTGTCTCTTTTAATGAAGTGTATAAATTAGCAACCAGAGAAAGTGTTAAAGAATATATTCAAAAATTAGTTTCTGTAACTAAAAAACAAAAACTTTCTAATGCTGCTATTGAAGTAGCTGGAATTATTGCTTATAAACAACCAATTACAAGAGGTCAAATTGCTACAATTCGTGGTGTAGCTAGTGACCAGGTTATTAACACATTACTTGCTAAAGGTGTAATTGAAGAAGTTGGTATTTCTCCAACTGTTGGTCATCCAGTTTTATACGGAGTAACTAACAAGTTTTATGATTATTTTAAAATTTCTACAATGAGAGATTTACCTTCGCTTAATGATTTTAATTATATTGAAGGACTTGACAATGAATCAAGCAATGAGTTTGATTTATTTAGTAGTCAAAGAGAAGAATAA
- a CDS encoding pseudouridine synthase, with product MFELIATKNDAGRTLFKLLIKYLNNLPISKLEKLFRKKDIKVNGKRTNDKSLIVSEGDHIVVYGATDVQKEQVKETPTQFLQLEILYEDDNILVINKPCGVEVHGDNNCLDNQVLKYLKYKQVDSFKPSHVGRLDKDTSGIILYAKTYLALVALNDNSKHFTKKYLFLSDFEEEKRVVELYMFKDYQTGKMKASRTPVENSKKAITILTFDGKRKMAEILTGRKHQIRVALQNIGKPIYGDKKYGGKKASRLMLHSYYLQLNGLKNELAYLNKVEFYSLPKWPK from the coding sequence ATGTTTGAATTAATTGCAACCAAAAATGATGCAGGGCGAACTTTGTTTAAACTTTTAATTAAGTATTTAAATAATTTGCCAATCAGCAAGTTAGAAAAGCTCTTCAGAAAAAAAGATATTAAAGTAAATGGTAAAAGAACAAACGATAAAAGTTTAATTGTTAGCGAAGGCGATCACATTGTAGTTTATGGTGCTACAGATGTTCAAAAAGAGCAAGTTAAAGAAACTCCAACTCAGTTTCTGCAATTAGAAATTTTATATGAAGATGACAATATTTTAGTCATTAACAAACCATGTGGAGTAGAGGTGCATGGTGATAATAATTGCCTTGATAATCAAGTACTCAAATATTTAAAATATAAACAAGTAGATAGTTTTAAGCCATCTCATGTAGGACGTTTAGATAAAGATACTAGCGGAATCATTCTTTACGCGAAAACTTATTTAGCTCTAGTAGCTTTAAATGATAATAGCAAACACTTTACTAAAAAATATTTATTTTTAAGCGATTTCGAAGAAGAAAAACGTGTTGTTGAACTTTATATGTTTAAAGACTATCAAACAGGGAAAATGAAAGCTTCACGAACACCTGTTGAAAATAGCAAGAAAGCTATTACTATTTTAACTTTTGATGGTAAGCGTAAAATGGCAGAAATTTTAACCGGAAGAAAACATCAAATTAGAGTTGCACTTCAAAACATTGGAAAACCAATTTATGGTGATAAAAAATACGGTGGTAAAAAAGCTTCACGTTTAATGCTTCATTCATATTATCTTCAATTAAATGGACTTAAAAATGAGCTTGCTTATTTAAATAAAGTTGAATTTTATTCACTTCCAAAATGACCAAAATAA
- a CDS encoding Asp-tRNA(Asn)/Glu-tRNA(Gln) amidotransferase subunit GatC, with product MLKMDKDKLKDIVSSLMFEPTDDVLLHITENWTEIQKQLSWLDELDLANIDPMTHINENYQIDFLRDDEVNTTWSITKEDILKNAADKDSDYVILTKVVK from the coding sequence ATGTTAAAAATGGATAAAGATAAACTAAAAGACATTGTTAGCTCACTTATGTTTGAACCTACTGATGATGTACTTTTACATATTACAGAAAATTGAACAGAAATTCAAAAACAATTAAGTTGATTAGATGAACTAGATCTTGCAAACATTGACCCAATGACTCATATTAACGAAAATTATCAAATTGACTTTTTAAGAGACGATGAAGTAAATACAACATGAAGCATCACAAAAGAAGATATTTTAAAAAATGCAGCAGATAAAGATAGTGATTATGTAATTTTAACAAAGGTGGTTAAATAA
- a CDS encoding amidase family protein, whose amino-acid sequence MANFRKFQNLGNASLALAELQNDHNNAVAHIYSTPKQITQSGKLANATLTIKDVFATDDLPTQASSKLLENFQPSYNATVVEKLLNEGAIALAKVHNDELALGGTGTHSGFGLIVNPKDPQRFVGGSSSGSAATFTSNIGIALGSDTGDSVRLPGSYNGVPGFKPSYGAISRYGMFAYASSLDTVAYFAHNVNDLICISQSVFGKDEKDMTTVEVAIDNVTKTKPTKVIALDFSENVEEYVKVAFDNFVQKLQNEGVEVQIIKPNLTILKTIKPVYQIVSFSEASSNLSNLNGVAFGNRVNGDSWEEVMKQTRSLKFGKMVQERLSLGSYFLYQENQAEIFIKAQKARRVIKNYLTSLHEQADAVIYPAYGGVAPLFANPASYGVMDYILTGSNLVGNPSLTIPLATHQNLPFSLAIDAKIYEDAKLLGIAEYFEELIKGGK is encoded by the coding sequence ATGGCTAATTTCAGAAAATTTCAAAATTTAGGTAATGCTTCTTTAGCTCTTGCAGAGCTACAAAATGATCATAATAATGCTGTGGCTCATATTTATAGCACACCAAAACAAATTACTCAATCTGGTAAATTAGCCAATGCAACTTTAACAATTAAAGATGTTTTTGCAACAGATGATTTACCAACCCAAGCTAGTTCAAAACTTTTAGAAAATTTCCAACCTAGTTACAATGCAACTGTTGTGGAAAAATTACTTAATGAAGGCGCTATAGCACTTGCTAAAGTTCACAATGATGAACTAGCACTTGGTGGAACAGGAACACATAGTGGTTTTGGATTAATTGTTAACCCAAAAGATCCACAAAGATTTGTTGGTGGTTCATCATCTGGTTCAGCTGCTACCTTTACTTCTAATATTGGTATTGCACTTGGAAGTGATACAGGAGATTCTGTTCGTTTACCTGGTAGTTACAATGGTGTACCTGGATTCAAACCTTCATATGGTGCAATTAGTCGTTATGGAATGTTCGCTTACGCTTCTTCGCTTGATACTGTAGCTTATTTTGCACACAATGTTAATGATTTAATTTGTATTTCACAAAGTGTTTTTGGTAAAGATGAAAAAGATATGACTACAGTTGAAGTAGCAATTGACAATGTTACTAAAACAAAACCAACTAAAGTTATTGCACTTGACTTTAGCGAAAACGTTGAAGAATATGTCAAAGTAGCTTTTGACAATTTTGTACAAAAACTTCAAAATGAAGGTGTAGAGGTACAAATAATTAAACCAAATCTTACTATTTTAAAAACAATTAAGCCAGTTTATCAAATTGTAAGCTTCTCAGAAGCTTCATCAAATCTTTCGAACTTAAATGGTGTTGCGTTCGGAAATCGTGTTAATGGTGATTCATGAGAAGAAGTTATGAAACAAACACGTAGCTTGAAATTTGGAAAAATGGTACAAGAAAGACTAAGTCTTGGTAGTTATTTCCTTTATCAAGAAAATCAAGCTGAAATTTTTATTAAAGCACAAAAAGCAAGAAGAGTTATTAAAAATTATTTAACAAGTCTTCATGAACAAGCTGATGCAGTTATTTATCCAGCTTATGGTGGAGTTGCTCCTTTATTTGCTAATCCAGCTTCATATGGAGTTATGGATTACATTCTAACTGGAAGTAATTTAGTTGGAAACCCATCTTTAACAATCCCGCTTGCAACACATCAAAATTTACCTTTTAGTTTAGCTATTGATGCAAAAATTTATGAAGATGCTAAATTACTTGGTATTGCCGAATACTTCGAAGAATTAATTAAGGGAGGTAAGTAA
- the gatB gene encoding Asp-tRNA(Asn)/Glu-tRNA(Gln) amidotransferase subunit GatB has protein sequence MNNFETIIGIEIHLELKTKTKMFSPAEINFNAAPNTCANQIDLAYPGTLPLINKQAVKFAIALAKAFHMEIDRELHFDRKNYFYPDLPKGFQITQFYRPIGKEGYVEIKTSEGLKKIAIERIHLEEDTARQHHDEDGTKLDYNRAGIPLIEIVTHPVIRSAEEAAAYVDMIKKIALSLEISEAKLEQGSLRADINISLRPKGYPKFGTKVEIKNMNSLSNIKKAIEFEIVEQRKKIMLGQEILQQTKRFDDKTNSNIVMRTKTGTVDYKYFPEPNIPFIKLSNQFVDDVILQELPLEKEARYLESNIPNIYVASLIDDFELAKYFDSINYEDKNKLAKVFFAEIVSLANAQGVPAYQVNIKPEHIKIALELLDDEIISGKSLKKLIPLLQNFEGNVDDLLDQHNLKQITDPNLITKLANEIMEKNEALLSEYPTRPERVIKFILGDIMKQTGGQVNPKVSNEIVVNLLNEKFN, from the coding sequence ATGAATAATTTTGAAACTATTATTGGAATTGAAATTCACCTAGAATTAAAAACCAAAACTAAAATGTTTTCGCCTGCTGAAATTAATTTTAATGCCGCCCCTAATACTTGTGCAAATCAAATTGATTTAGCTTATCCTGGAACTTTACCTTTAATTAATAAACAAGCAGTTAAATTCGCTATTGCTTTAGCAAAAGCATTTCACATGGAAATTGATCGTGAATTACACTTCGACCGTAAAAATTATTTTTATCCAGATTTACCAAAAGGTTTTCAAATCACTCAATTTTATAGACCAATTGGTAAAGAAGGATACGTTGAAATCAAAACTAGCGAAGGACTTAAAAAAATCGCAATTGAACGTATTCACCTTGAAGAAGATACTGCAAGACAACATCACGATGAAGATGGAACCAAGTTAGATTACAACCGTGCCGGAATCCCGCTCATCGAAATAGTTACTCACCCAGTTATTCGAAGTGCTGAAGAAGCAGCTGCTTATGTTGATATGATTAAAAAAATCGCTTTATCACTTGAAATTTCTGAAGCTAAACTCGAGCAAGGAAGTTTAAGAGCTGATATTAATATTTCACTTCGTCCTAAAGGTTATCCAAAATTTGGAACCAAAGTTGAAATCAAAAATATGAATTCACTTTCAAATATTAAAAAAGCAATTGAATTCGAAATTGTTGAACAACGTAAAAAAATTATGCTTGGACAAGAAATCTTGCAACAAACTAAAAGATTTGATGATAAAACAAACTCTAACATTGTTATGAGAACTAAAACAGGAACAGTTGATTACAAATACTTCCCTGAACCAAATATTCCTTTTATTAAGCTTTCAAATCAATTTGTCGATGATGTTATTTTACAAGAACTTCCACTTGAAAAAGAAGCTCGTTATCTTGAATCTAATATCCCAAACATCTATGTTGCATCACTTATTGATGATTTTGAATTAGCTAAATATTTTGACTCAATTAATTATGAAGACAAAAACAAACTAGCAAAAGTATTTTTTGCTGAAATTGTCTCATTAGCAAATGCGCAAGGAGTTCCTGCCTACCAAGTAAACATCAAACCAGAGCACATCAAAATAGCTCTTGAGCTTTTAGATGATGAAATTATTTCAGGTAAATCACTTAAAAAATTAATTCCATTACTTCAAAACTTTGAAGGTAATGTCGACGATCTTTTAGATCAGCACAACCTAAAACAAATTACAGATCCAAACTTAATTACTAAATTAGCTAACGAAATCATGGAGAAAAACGAAGCTCTTTTATCAGAATACCCAACACGCCCAGAAAGAGTTATTAAATTTATTTTAGGCGACATTATGAAACAAACAGGTGGACAAGTTAACCCTAAAGTTTCAAATGAAATTGTTGTAAATTTACTTAACGAAAAATTTAATTAA
- a CDS encoding DEAD/DEAH box helicase → MHNGGLLIFGLASFGKGRIFTEEGILDTFLDNIKNSIDTELIYIRDEAHRANESNKLIEDTQKANDKLKEAAHFYIEMTATPQNIDDSIIVEITEKELKEDSTKLLKERLVYNEGINELDEDEIENIDLLAKACEKFKKIKEAYIDKDNKYGLKGINPAMLIQVENKTQENQEEFEKTIEEIKTVLNKYHLNWVTYFSDDKKDSSGREEISLEKISKNNSDVDIIIFKVGPSVGWDIPRACMLVQLRNVSSKTLSIQTVGRIKRNPAVKDTNNENWDSKNPAFSYYIYSYSKVPSIEHYASFVLKREYKNTEFISGVIDKKQYYDFKRSIEYQNKILELINTSQIEEKCELLTAEFKEKGKIVFESENLLNTDKKIISKAIFNTIDLALANEELIGKQKNYWNEKLKGEVLSKLKDVAKELNLSYELVVYAFFTICKSEIRKIYLSFQEEQHKAKKGVDYKIVKTKLPDFVSVEKIESTYKLNVLKLKLEENLNIKSAYQSYYLSKEVRGSKKIKEEDKFLIYSSNPEKEFLNKLRTFLDLKINNIQPIQTWAINPVHTGVYFEYIDGTSKDIRKSFPDYILKIKDHFVAIEVKSINDYDEEKTKKIMEGYKEFFYQKDLKIIKDSFTLVVFKPEEDKFNGMSTIENVNNKIQDYHRLKDLLNDIIKDVENNV, encoded by the coding sequence ATGCATAATGGTGGTCTTTTGATTTTTGGGCTTGCTTCTTTTGGGAAAGGTAGAATTTTTACCGAAGAAGGAATTTTAGATACTTTTTTAGATAATATTAAAAACTCAATAGATACTGAACTTATTTACATTCGTGATGAAGCACATCGAGCTAATGAATCTAATAAATTAATTGAAGATACACAAAAAGCTAATGATAAATTAAAAGAAGCTGCTCATTTTTATATTGAAATGACCGCAACTCCACAAAATATTGATGATTCAATTATTGTCGAAATTACAGAAAAAGAATTAAAAGAAGATTCAACAAAACTATTAAAAGAAAGATTAGTTTATAACGAAGGAATAAATGAATTAGATGAAGATGAAATTGAAAATATAGATTTACTTGCAAAAGCTTGCGAAAAATTCAAAAAGATTAAGGAAGCATACATTGACAAAGATAACAAATATGGTCTTAAAGGAATTAATCCAGCAATGTTAATTCAAGTTGAAAATAAAACGCAAGAAAATCAAGAAGAATTTGAAAAAACAATTGAAGAAATTAAAACAGTTCTTAATAAGTATCATTTAAACTGGGTTACATATTTTTCAGATGATAAAAAAGATTCAAGTGGTAGAGAAGAAATTTCGTTGGAAAAAATATCAAAAAATAATTCTGATGTTGATATAATTATCTTTAAAGTAGGCCCTTCCGTAGGATGAGATATTCCTAGAGCTTGTATGCTTGTGCAACTTAGAAACGTTTCTTCTAAAACGTTAAGCATTCAAACTGTTGGAAGAATCAAAAGAAATCCAGCAGTAAAAGATACTAACAATGAGAATTGAGATTCAAAAAATCCTGCTTTTTCTTACTATATTTATTCTTACTCAAAAGTTCCTTCGATTGAACATTACGCTTCTTTCGTGCTTAAGCGAGAGTATAAAAATACCGAATTTATATCGGGTGTGATAGATAAAAAGCAATACTACGATTTTAAAAGGTCAATTGAATATCAAAACAAAATATTAGAGCTTATAAATACTTCGCAAATAGAAGAAAAGTGTGAATTACTTACCGCAGAATTTAAAGAAAAAGGAAAGATTGTTTTTGAAAGTGAAAATCTTTTAAATACAGATAAAAAGATCATTAGCAAAGCTATTTTTAATACTATTGATTTAGCTTTAGCTAATGAAGAGTTAATTGGAAAACAAAAAAATTATTGAAACGAAAAACTTAAAGGTGAAGTTTTAAGCAAATTAAAAGATGTAGCAAAAGAACTAAATTTAAGCTACGAACTTGTTGTTTATGCTTTTTTTACAATCTGTAAAAGTGAAATCAGAAAAATATACTTGAGTTTTCAAGAAGAACAACACAAAGCTAAAAAAGGAGTTGATTATAAAATCGTCAAAACAAAACTTCCTGATTTTGTTTCGGTAGAAAAAATAGAATCGACATATAAATTAAACGTATTAAAACTTAAACTTGAAGAAAATTTAAATATTAAATCAGCATATCAAAGTTATTACTTATCAAAAGAAGTACGTGGTTCGAAAAAAATAAAAGAAGAAGATAAGTTCCTTATTTATAGTTCAAATCCAGAAAAAGAATTCTTAAATAAATTAAGAACATTTTTAGATCTAAAAATCAATAATATACAGCCAATTCAAACATGAGCTATCAATCCAGTTCATACAGGTGTCTATTTCGAATACATTGACGGAACATCAAAAGATATTCGAAAATCTTTCCCGGATTATATTTTAAAAATAAAAGATCATTTCGTGGCAATCGAAGTTAAATCAATCAATGATTATGATGAAGAAAAAACCAAAAAAATCATGGAAGGTTATAAAGAGTTTTTCTACCAAAAAGACTTAAAAATTATCAAAGATTCATTCACATTAGTTGTCTTTAAACCAGAAGAAGATAAATTCAATGGAATGTCTACAATTGAAAATGTTAACAATAAAATCCAAGATTATCATAGACTGAAAGATCTTTTAAATGACATCATTAAAGATGTGGAAAATAACGTTTAA
- a CDS encoding DEAD/DEAH box helicase family protein: MKLTNVQERAVSEIANSFDLSPKNKVIFKAPTGAGKTFMISNVIDRIISQSNGKKLILY; this comes from the coding sequence ATGAAACTAACTAATGTTCAAGAAAGAGCTGTAAGCGAAATCGCTAATTCTTTTGATCTTTCACCCAAAAACAAAGTAATCTTTAAAGCCCCAACTGGTGCTGGTAAAACTTTTATGATTTCTAATGTAATTGACAGAATAATTAGTCAAAGCAATGGTAAAAAGTTAATTTTGTACTAG
- a CDS encoding DNA methyltransferase has product MYLDPPYNTEATQKDGNNLANDKENVLASKFIYRDKFSRNGWLNMISERLMKARTILKEDGVIFVSIDDAEQAYLKVLMDEIFGEENFVANLSWIKKKGPGGNASNKKKIVKNCEYILVYTKNIEKIMFNYKIHDEEKLKKLGYVHKDEYFNQRGYYKLTDLHRPSSTGSFQYTESLDYLIKAPDGTDFQLYANIIKPKSARYTWGKDTFDKGNELGFIFIDKNSQGYWQAYRKQYQFVKFDPKSKKIINESAGQEYESYITEIELIKENNYVKEDIYSQHGGAEIIDILNDKNSFDFPKPVELIKYLLKMRTNKKCSCSWFFCRFWNNCSCCLRFK; this is encoded by the coding sequence ATCTATCTTGATCCTCCTTATAATACTGAAGCAACACAAAAAGATGGCAATAATTTAGCCAATGACAAAGAAAATGTGTTGGCTTCCAAATTTATTTATCGTGACAAATTTTCTCGTAACGGTTGACTTAACATGATTAGCGAAAGACTTATGAAAGCTAGAACCATTCTCAAAGAGGATGGTGTAATTTTTGTATCAATTGATGATGCAGAACAAGCATACTTAAAAGTTCTTATGGATGAAATTTTCGGAGAGGAGAATTTTGTAGCTAATTTATCTTGAATTAAGAAAAAAGGTCCTGGCGGAAATGCTTCAAACAAAAAGAAAATTGTTAAAAATTGTGAATATATACTAGTTTATACCAAGAATATAGAAAAAATTATGTTTAATTACAAAATTCATGATGAAGAAAAATTAAAAAAACTTGGTTATGTACATAAAGATGAATATTTTAACCAAAGAGGATATTACAAATTAACAGATCTACACCGTCCTTCTTCAACCGGAAGTTTTCAATACACGGAAAGTCTTGATTATTTAATTAAAGCTCCAGATGGGACTGATTTTCAATTGTATGCAAACATTATAAAACCTAAATCAGCTAGATATACTTGAGGTAAAGATACATTTGACAAAGGTAATGAATTAGGTTTTATTTTCATTGATAAAAATAGTCAAGGATATTGACAAGCTTATCGAAAACAATATCAATTTGTAAAATTTGACCCTAAAAGCAAGAAAATAATTAATGAGTCCGCCGGACAAGAGTATGAAAGTTACATTACAGAAATAGAATTAATTAAAGAAAATAATTATGTAAAAGAAGATATCTACAGTCAACATGGCGGAGCTGAAATAATAGATATTTTAAATGACAAAAATTCATTCGATTTCCCTAAACCTGTAGAACTTATCAAATATTTATTGAAAATGAGAACAAACAAAAAATGCTCGTGTTCTTGATTTTTTTGCAGGTTCTGGAACAACTGCTCATGCTGTTTGAGATTTAAATAG
- a CDS encoding LlaJI family restriction endonuclease: protein MPDSIMRSVDLNSNKTNYYILDAKYYKYGIYPERGENVLPQASDIIKQIAYGDYISNELKKEKHDITFSTYNAFLSPFDSLNNKFETSEKMFYAGKSFFTKERNNQSKHQEVHLILIDTKWLIENYARDIELISQIRQKLIGLIDNDQNK, encoded by the coding sequence TTGCCAGATTCAATTATGCGTTCAGTAGACTTAAATTCAAATAAAACTAATTACTATATTTTGGATGCTAAATACTATAAATATGGAATTTACCCTGAAAGAGGCGAGAATGTTTTACCACAAGCAAGTGACATTATTAAACAAATCGCTTATGGAGATTATATTTCAAATGAACTAAAGAAAGAGAAACACGATATAACTTTCTCTACTTATAATGCTTTCTTGTCGCCTTTTGATTCTTTAAATAATAAATTCGAAACTAGTGAAAAAATGTTTTATGCAGGTAAATCTTTTTTCACAAAGGAGAGAAACAATCAGTCAAAACATCAAGAAGTTCATCTAATTTTGATTGACACTAAATGACTAATCGAAAACTATGCTCGTGATATTGAATTAATCAGTCAAATTCGTCAAAAACTAATTGGACTAATTGATAACGATCAAAATAAATAA
- a CDS encoding FMN-dependent NADH-azoreductase: MKKILFLDGNLISNEKSYSWHIMNKFHEIAKNSNKYEISRFDLNKTKHGEIFLTKDTFPYYYDKVESDFWINKLKETDILVISCSMINFAAAPVVKNFVDSIAVANKTFSYKYSAKGDAIGLLTNINVIILGTQGAPKGWYPFSSHIEWLKGTFKFLGAKSVEAIEILGTKVPPISQIDPDSVSDAILEKFSELINK; the protein is encoded by the coding sequence ATGAAAAAAATATTGTTTTTAGATGGTAATTTAATAAGCAATGAAAAGTCTTATTCATGACATATTATGAATAAATTTCATGAAATAGCAAAAAATAGTAACAAATATGAAATTTCTAGATTTGATTTAAATAAAACCAAACATGGTGAGATTTTCTTAACAAAAGATACTTTTCCATACTATTATGATAAAGTAGAATCTGATTTTTGAATTAACAAGTTAAAAGAAACAGATATACTTGTTATTTCTTGTTCAATGATTAATTTTGCTGCTGCGCCTGTAGTGAAGAACTTTGTTGACTCTATAGCTGTTGCAAACAAAACTTTTTCATACAAATATTCAGCAAAAGGTGACGCAATTGGACTTTTAACAAATATTAATGTGATCATTTTAGGAACTCAAGGAGCTCCAAAAGGTTGATATCCATTTAGTAGCCATATTGAATGGCTTAAAGGGACATTTAAATTCCTTGGAGCTAAATCGGTTGAAGCAATTGAAATTTTAGGTACAAAAGTTCCGCCAATTAGTCAAATAGATCCAGATTCTGTTTCTGATGCAATATTAGAAAAATTCTCTGAACTAATTAACAAATAA
- a CDS encoding phosphopentomutase: MAKFKRVFMIVTDGLGIGPDRDQKAFGDAGANTIRSASMAEEFKIDTWKKLGIGNITNLNGNYHVKNPLAYVAKVQEVSNAKDTLAGHWEMMGIKTLVPFPTFTEHGFPQELIDELSKAFDGRPIVGNKSASGTDIINELAHEEKERGAIIVYTSMDSVLQICAHEEWTGLDNLYKYAKAAREICSSRPEWNVGRIIARPYVGEEGNYTRTFNRHDYANQPREMILNELQKQGVEVISVGKINDIFVGQGISKHFASAGDANGMDITIDLAMQEGDNKFIFTNLVQFDSHYGHRRNVHGYAQNIADLDLKLGKLINAMREDDLLIMTSDHGNDPLYPGFNHTREYLPATIFSKSFKSPKVLPVLNGLGTLGNIVAKNFGAATVEETGDDIFDQLV, translated from the coding sequence ATGGCTAAATTTAAACGTGTATTTATGATCGTGACTGATGGTCTAGGTATTGGGCCTGACCGTGATCAAAAAGCATTCGGAGATGCTGGAGCAAATACAATTAGATCAGCATCAATGGCAGAAGAATTTAAAATTGATACTTGAAAAAAATTAGGAATTGGGAATATTACAAACTTAAATGGGAATTATCATGTTAAAAATCCACTTGCATATGTAGCGAAAGTTCAAGAAGTGTCAAATGCTAAAGACACTTTAGCTGGACACTGAGAAATGATGGGAATTAAAACTTTAGTTCCTTTCCCTACGTTTACAGAACACGGTTTCCCTCAAGAACTTATTGATGAGCTTTCAAAAGCATTTGACGGTAGACCAATTGTAGGTAATAAATCAGCTTCTGGAACAGATATTATAAACGAGCTTGCTCATGAAGAAAAAGAAAGAGGAGCAATTATCGTTTATACATCAATGGATTCAGTTTTACAAATTTGTGCACACGAAGAATGAACAGGACTTGATAACTTATACAAATATGCTAAAGCAGCAAGAGAAATTTGTTCAAGTAGACCAGAATGAAACGTAGGTAGAATTATCGCTAGACCTTATGTAGGTGAAGAAGGAAATTACACTCGTACATTCAACCGTCATGATTATGCTAACCAACCAAGAGAAATGATTCTTAATGAATTACAAAAACAAGGAGTTGAAGTTATTTCTGTCGGAAAAATCAATGACATTTTTGTAGGTCAAGGAATTAGCAAACACTTTGCAAGTGCAGGTGATGCTAACGGTATGGACATTACTATTGATCTTGCTATGCAAGAAGGTGATAATAAATTTATTTTTACAAACCTTGTTCAATTTGACTCACACTATGGACACAGAAGAAATGTTCATGGATATGCACAAAACATTGCTGATTTAGATCTTAAACTTGGAAAATTAATTAATGCAATGAGAGAAGATGATTTACTTATCATGACAAGTGATCACGGTAACGACCCTCTTTATCCTGGATTTAACCACACAAGAGAATACCTTCCTGCCACAATTTTTTCAAAATCATTCAAATCACCAAAAGTGTTGCCAGTTTTAAATGGACTTGGAACTTTAGGTAATATTGTTGCTAAAAACTTTGGTGCTGCTACTGTTGAAGAAACAGGAGATGATATTTTTGATCAATTAGTTTAA